The following coding sequences lie in one Maribacter forsetii DSM 18668 genomic window:
- a CDS encoding peroxiredoxin — MATIRLGDKAPNFTADSSMGTINFYDYLGDSWGILFSHPADFTPVCTTELGTAAKFKDEFDKRNVKMIALSVDGAASHAEWIKDINEVQNTVVNFPIIADEDKKVSDLYDMIHPNADNNLTVRSVFIIAPDKTVKLTLTYPASTGRNFYELLRVVDSLQLTANHKVATPANWEHGKDVVVSPAISTDDAKGIFSKGVTEVKPYLRMTPDPTA; from the coding sequence ATGGCAACAATACGTTTGGGTGACAAAGCACCTAATTTCACAGCAGACAGCTCAATGGGGACCATCAACTTTTACGATTATTTAGGTGATAGTTGGGGAATTTTATTTTCTCACCCAGCAGATTTTACTCCGGTATGTACAACAGAATTAGGTACCGCAGCTAAATTCAAAGATGAGTTTGACAAGCGCAATGTAAAAATGATAGCATTAAGCGTGGATGGTGCAGCTTCACATGCTGAATGGATAAAGGATATCAACGAAGTGCAAAATACAGTGGTAAATTTTCCAATTATTGCAGATGAGGATAAAAAAGTCTCTGATTTATATGACATGATTCACCCAAATGCAGATAATAATCTTACAGTGCGTTCTGTATTTATTATTGCACCAGACAAAACCGTGAAACTAACATTGACTTACCCAGCTTCTACCGGAAGAAACTTTTATGAACTATTAAGAGTAGTAGATTCCTTACAACTTACAGCGAATCATAAAGTTGCAACACCAGCAAATTGGGAGCATGGCAAGGATGTAGTAGTGAGTCCGGCTATATCAACCGATGATGCAAAAGGCATTTTTTCAAAAGGAGTTACAGAGGTAAAACCATATTTAAGAATGACTCCAGACCCAACTGCATAG
- a CDS encoding mechanosensitive ion channel family protein: MIQESTEKIKDIIEDDIWGTIKKFLDLGYHFGEGEKSIHITIGLLLLLTVAFLLTSTILQAIRRFFTRKMEVDDKLKFISIFKFIKYLVYVIVILFTMSAAGINITILITASAALFVGLGLALQEIFQDIIGGIFIIVDKSLRVGDIIEIDNKVGKVFEIKLRTTRAITRDDKVIIIPNHKFISDIVYNYTQNHKTTRELVRIGVAYGSDIELVTQILLDIVKSQRTILKSPKPFVIFEDFGDSALIFAVNFYITDSFTDPRVKSEVRYKIDAEFRKYNISIPFPQRDVHLFQQSPLQNNNVSNAEDNEKA, from the coding sequence ATGATTCAAGAAAGTACAGAAAAAATAAAAGATATAATTGAGGATGATATTTGGGGGACTATAAAGAAATTTCTAGACCTAGGTTATCATTTTGGGGAAGGTGAAAAATCTATTCATATAACCATAGGTCTACTATTGTTATTAACTGTAGCATTTTTACTTACCAGTACGATTTTACAGGCTATTCGAAGATTTTTTACAAGAAAAATGGAGGTGGATGATAAGCTTAAGTTTATCAGCATATTTAAGTTCATCAAGTATTTGGTGTATGTGATAGTCATCCTATTTACCATGAGTGCGGCCGGTATTAATATTACCATTTTAATAACGGCATCTGCGGCACTTTTTGTTGGACTTGGTTTGGCTTTACAAGAGATTTTTCAAGATATCATTGGTGGTATATTTATTATAGTAGATAAATCATTAAGAGTTGGTGATATTATTGAAATAGATAATAAAGTGGGTAAAGTATTTGAGATTAAACTAAGAACTACAAGGGCAATTACCAGAGATGATAAGGTAATTATAATACCAAATCATAAATTTATCAGTGACATCGTTTATAACTATACACAAAATCATAAAACTACTAGGGAATTGGTTCGCATAGGTGTGGCGTATGGTAGTGATATAGAACTTGTGACTCAAATATTATTAGATATAGTGAAGTCGCAAAGAACTATTTTAAAAAGTCCCAAACCATTTGTAATCTTTGAGGACTTTGGTGATTCTGCCCTCATATTTGCCGTTAATTTTTACATTACCGATAGTTTTACAGACCCACGTGTAAAAAGTGAAGTACGGTATAAAATAGATGCTGAATTTAGAAAGTATAACATCTCCATTCCTTTTCCTCAAAGAGATGTGCATTTGTTTCAACAAAGTCCACTTCAGAACAACAATGTTTCAAATGCAGAGGATAATGAAAAAGCATAA
- a CDS encoding sigma-54-dependent transcriptional regulator, with amino-acid sequence MSKILVIEDEAAIRRVLVKILSEENDAYSVEEAEDGLKGIETIKNNDYDLVLCDIKMPKMDGVEVLEAARKIKPEIPFIMISGHGDLDTAVNTMRLGAFDYISKPPDLNRLLTTVRNALDRKVLVVENKNLKKKVSKNYEMIGESSEIGTIKDMIEKVAPTDARVLITGSNGTGKELVAHWLHEKSARSSGSFIEVNCAAIPSELIESELFGHVKGAFTSAVKDRAGKFEAANKGTIFLDEIGDMSLSAQAKVLRALQESKISRVGTDKDIKVDVRVLAATNKDLKKEIEEGNFREDLYHRLAVILIQVPSLNDRRDDIPLLIEHFSKKIAAEQGMAGKTFSEKAIKLLKAYDWTGNIRELRNVVERLIILGGQEVSEDDVKLFASK; translated from the coding sequence ATGTCAAAGATATTAGTAATAGAAGATGAAGCAGCAATTAGAAGGGTATTGGTTAAAATTTTATCCGAAGAAAATGATGCCTACTCCGTAGAAGAAGCCGAAGACGGATTAAAAGGTATTGAGACTATAAAGAACAATGACTATGACTTAGTACTCTGCGATATAAAAATGCCAAAAATGGATGGCGTAGAAGTACTAGAAGCTGCCAGAAAGATTAAACCTGAAATTCCTTTTATCATGATTTCCGGTCACGGAGATTTAGATACTGCCGTAAATACAATGCGTTTAGGTGCTTTTGATTATATCTCTAAGCCACCAGATTTAAATAGATTGCTTACTACCGTTAGAAATGCACTGGATAGAAAAGTTTTGGTTGTAGAGAACAAGAACTTGAAGAAAAAGGTAAGTAAGAATTATGAAATGATCGGTGAGAGTAGCGAAATAGGTACTATCAAAGATATGATCGAGAAAGTGGCACCTACAGATGCCCGTGTTTTAATAACCGGGTCTAATGGTACCGGTAAAGAACTTGTAGCACATTGGCTACATGAAAAGAGTGCAAGAAGTTCAGGATCTTTTATTGAAGTAAACTGTGCTGCAATACCTTCTGAATTAATAGAAAGTGAATTGTTCGGTCACGTAAAAGGTGCTTTTACATCTGCAGTTAAAGATAGAGCAGGAAAGTTTGAAGCTGCTAATAAGGGTACTATATTTTTAGATGAAATAGGGGACATGAGCCTTTCTGCACAAGCAAAGGTATTGAGAGCGTTGCAAGAAAGTAAAATATCTAGAGTTGGTACAGATAAAGATATAAAAGTGGATGTTCGTGTACTTGCAGCTACGAATAAAGATTTAAAGAAAGAGATTGAAGAAGGTAACTTTAGAGAAGATTTATACCACAGACTTGCCGTTATTCTTATACAGGTACCCAGCTTAAATGATAGAAGAGATGATATCCCATTACTAATTGAGCATTTTTCTAAAAAGATTGCTGCAGAGCAGGGTATGGCCGGTAAGACTTTTTCAGAAAAAGCTATTAAGTTATTAAAAGCTTATGATTGGACAGGGAATATTCGTGAATTAAGAAACGTTGTTGAAAGGTTGATTATCCTTGGTGGCCAAGAGGTATCAGAGGATGATGTAAAATTGTTTGCCAGTAAGTAG
- a CDS encoding cold-shock protein: MSKGTVKFFNDSKGYGFITEDGSNEDHFVHISGLIDEVREGDVVEFELQQGKKGLNAVNVKVID; the protein is encoded by the coding sequence ATGAGTAAAGGAACAGTAAAATTCTTCAATGATTCTAAAGGTTACGGATTTATCACTGAAGATGGTTCAAACGAAGATCATTTTGTACACATTTCTGGCTTAATCGATGAAGTTCGTGAAGGTGATGTTGTAGAATTTGAACTACAACAAGGTAAAAAAGGATTAAACGCCGTTAATGTGAAGGTAATTGACTAG
- a CDS encoding ABC transporter permease produces MNKLPLIIKREYIAKVRNKSFVVMTFLSPILMVGMILLIAYLTQLNDTEKKVIGVLNESSYFANEFVTSEATSYINFKDITLEQAKDSTMGLGFYGLIYLPNETNLEQVAQRAFFYSKDAPSATVLDKLENSITSRLRQERLRELGVSPKEYAEMDRSYNINIETFDGLQNVKGINEIKAIIGGAFGYLIMMFIIIYGGFVMRSVIEEKTSRIIEVIISSVKPFHLMMGKIIGTSLAGITQFGIWIISGAILLFIGLAIFDIDPASLTKGGGVAPGMANTTNVDVDALTQNIQLYTQEIFELPIFAMLFFFIVYFMLGYLIYSSIYAAIGAAVDNETDTQQFIFPVILPLMLAIYVGFFSVFSNPNGPIAVAFSLFPLTSPIVMLMRLPWGIGDGGVPVWQLVTSILILIGTFIGIVWVAAKIYRVGILMYGKKPSYKELYKWLKYSS; encoded by the coding sequence ATGAATAAGTTACCTCTAATTATAAAAAGAGAATACATTGCAAAAGTGCGTAATAAGTCTTTCGTGGTAATGACCTTTTTGAGTCCTATTTTAATGGTTGGTATGATATTGTTAATAGCATATTTAACCCAATTAAATGACACTGAGAAAAAGGTGATCGGTGTATTGAACGAGAGTAGTTATTTTGCCAATGAATTTGTAACCTCGGAGGCTACTTCATATATCAATTTTAAAGATATAACGCTAGAACAGGCAAAAGACTCTACTATGGGTTTAGGTTTTTATGGTCTTATATACCTGCCAAATGAAACTAATTTAGAACAGGTTGCGCAGCGTGCTTTTTTCTATAGCAAAGATGCTCCAAGTGCTACGGTTCTAGATAAGTTAGAAAATTCTATTACGAGTAGACTGCGTCAAGAGCGATTACGAGAACTTGGGGTGTCACCCAAGGAGTATGCAGAGATGGACCGTAGTTATAACATAAATATTGAAACTTTTGATGGACTACAGAACGTTAAAGGAATCAATGAAATCAAAGCGATTATTGGTGGCGCATTTGGCTATTTAATAATGATGTTCATCATTATTTACGGAGGCTTTGTAATGCGAAGTGTTATTGAAGAAAAAACCAGCCGTATTATTGAAGTTATTATTTCTTCTGTAAAACCTTTTCATTTAATGATGGGCAAAATTATTGGGACATCTCTTGCGGGTATTACACAATTTGGAATTTGGATTATTTCTGGAGCCATTCTGTTGTTCATTGGTTTGGCTATTTTTGATATTGACCCGGCAAGTCTCACCAAAGGCGGTGGTGTAGCACCTGGAATGGCAAATACTACTAATGTTGATGTAGATGCCCTTACCCAAAACATTCAATTATATACCCAAGAAATATTTGAGTTACCCATTTTTGCAATGCTTTTCTTTTTCATTGTTTATTTTATGCTGGGTTATTTGATTTATAGTTCTATCTATGCTGCAATTGGTGCGGCGGTGGATAATGAAACGGATACGCAACAATTTATATTTCCGGTAATACTACCGTTAATGTTGGCTATTTACGTAGGGTTCTTTTCTGTATTTAGTAATCCTAATGGACCAATAGCCGTTGCTTTTTCCCTTTTTCCTTTAACATCACCAATTGTAATGTTGATGCGTTTACCTTGGGGTATTGGTGATGGTGGAGTACCTGTTTGGCAATTGGTTACGTCAATTCTAATATTAATAGGTACTTTTATTGGTATTGTTTGGGTAGCTGCAAAAATTTACAGAGTAGGTATTTTAATGTACGGTAAAAAACCTAGCTATAAAGAATTATATAAGTGGCTTAAATATTCGTCATGA
- a CDS encoding peptidylprolyl isomerase — protein MEDGIYAKFNTNKGEILVKLTHDKTPGTVGNFVALAEGDKENSAKGKGEPYYNGLKFHRVIPDFMVQGGCPQGTGTGDAGYKFDDEFHPELKHDTPGVLSMANAGPGTNGSQFFITHVPTPWLDNKHTVFGHVEAGQEVVDAIAQDDVIESMEIVRVGDAAQKWDALKAFEDFNASGEARLAAEKAQQEAELDKVAAGFDTTPSGLRYKMIQKGDGAKAVKGEKVSVHYEGSLLNGQVFDSSYKRNSPIDFQLGIGQVIPGWDEGISLLQVGDKARFVIPSDLAYGSAGAGGVIPPNATLIFDVELMKVG, from the coding sequence ATGGAAGACGGAATTTACGCCAAGTTCAATACAAATAAAGGCGAAATACTAGTAAAATTAACTCACGATAAAACTCCTGGTACTGTAGGTAACTTTGTAGCTCTTGCAGAGGGTGACAAAGAGAATAGTGCTAAGGGTAAAGGTGAGCCTTATTATAATGGTTTAAAATTTCATAGGGTTATTCCAGATTTTATGGTTCAAGGAGGATGCCCTCAAGGTACCGGAACAGGTGATGCTGGCTATAAATTCGATGATGAATTTCATCCAGAGTTAAAGCATGATACTCCTGGTGTTCTTTCTATGGCAAATGCCGGTCCTGGAACTAATGGAAGCCAATTTTTTATTACTCACGTACCTACACCATGGTTAGATAACAAGCATACTGTTTTTGGTCATGTAGAAGCTGGTCAAGAAGTTGTGGATGCTATAGCGCAAGATGACGTTATTGAATCTATGGAAATTGTTAGAGTTGGTGATGCAGCACAAAAGTGGGATGCATTAAAGGCTTTTGAGGATTTCAATGCTTCAGGTGAGGCAAGATTGGCAGCAGAAAAAGCACAGCAAGAAGCTGAACTTGATAAAGTAGCGGCAGGTTTTGATACTACGCCATCAGGACTTCGTTATAAAATGATCCAGAAAGGTGATGGTGCTAAAGCTGTTAAAGGTGAGAAAGTTTCTGTACACTACGAAGGTTCTCTTTTAAATGGTCAAGTATTCGATTCATCTTACAAACGTAACTCTCCTATAGATTTTCAATTAGGAATTGGTCAAGTTATTCCAGGTTGGGATGAAGGTATTTCTTTACTACAAGTTGGTGATAAAGCACGTTTTGTAATCCCTTCTGATCTAGCTTATGGATCTGCAGGTGCAGGTGGAGTTATACCACCAAACGCTACACTGATCTTTGATGTAGAATTAATGAAGGTAGGTTAA
- a CDS encoding M20/M25/M40 family metallo-hydrolase produces the protein MKNNYRLNSKLALLFVIALTYVGWSQQTDQEQIKKLYDTALTEGDGYDWLNYLSNQIGGRLSGSIQAQQAVNYTKVQLDSLGLDKVWLQPVMVPKWVRGTPEFAYFETSPGTTTNVPICAIGGSVATPATGVKANIIEVQGIEQLAALGKDKIQGKIVFFNKPMDATQINTFTAYSNCVDQRYAGALEASEFGAVGVIVRSMNLRLDDYPHTGSMNYGEQAVSERIPAAAISTNAAELLSTSLKLNPAIEFYFKQNCKQFNDVESYNVIGEIRGTTKPEEVIVVGGHLDSWDLGDGSHDDGAGCVQSMEVLNLFKKTGYKPKRTVRVVLFMNEENGLRGGKKYAEIASTKNEKHIFALESDSGGFSPRGFSFESSDKDFEKVLEWKSLFKPYLVHYFEKGFSGADIGPLKNDGLVLAGLRPDSQRYFDHHHAENDTFEHVNKRELQLGAASMASLIYLVDKYGF, from the coding sequence ATGAAGAACAATTACAGACTGAACAGTAAACTTGCTTTATTATTTGTTATTGCACTCACATATGTGGGTTGGTCTCAACAAACGGATCAAGAACAAATAAAGAAGCTTTATGATACCGCTCTTACCGAAGGCGATGGTTATGATTGGTTAAATTATTTATCTAATCAAATAGGTGGGCGGTTATCTGGATCTATTCAAGCCCAACAAGCTGTAAATTATACAAAGGTGCAATTAGATTCTTTAGGTCTAGACAAAGTTTGGTTGCAACCGGTAATGGTTCCTAAATGGGTAAGGGGTACACCAGAATTTGCTTACTTTGAAACATCGCCAGGTACAACTACTAATGTACCTATTTGTGCAATTGGTGGTTCAGTAGCTACTCCGGCAACAGGTGTAAAAGCGAATATTATAGAGGTTCAAGGTATAGAACAGCTAGCAGCGCTTGGCAAAGATAAAATTCAGGGAAAAATAGTGTTTTTCAATAAGCCTATGGATGCTACCCAAATTAACACGTTTACTGCTTATTCTAATTGTGTAGATCAGCGTTATGCAGGTGCTTTAGAGGCATCTGAATTTGGTGCTGTAGGCGTAATTGTTCGTTCAATGAATCTTCGTTTAGATGATTATCCGCATACGGGATCAATGAACTATGGAGAGCAAGCGGTATCAGAAAGAATTCCTGCAGCGGCAATTAGTACCAATGCAGCAGAATTATTAAGTACTTCTTTAAAATTGAATCCTGCTATTGAATTTTATTTTAAACAAAACTGTAAACAATTCAATGATGTAGAATCATATAATGTTATTGGGGAAATTAGAGGAACAACTAAACCAGAGGAAGTTATCGTTGTTGGCGGTCATTTAGATTCTTGGGATCTTGGCGATGGTTCTCATGATGATGGTGCTGGTTGTGTTCAAAGCATGGAGGTCTTAAATCTATTCAAGAAAACAGGTTATAAGCCAAAACGAACGGTAAGAGTAGTCCTTTTTATGAATGAAGAAAATGGTTTAAGAGGTGGAAAGAAGTATGCAGAAATAGCTAGTACCAAAAATGAAAAACACATTTTTGCATTAGAAAGTGATTCTGGCGGATTTTCTCCACGCGGATTTTCTTTTGAAAGTTCTGATAAAGATTTTGAGAAGGTTTTGGAATGGAAAAGTCTTTTTAAACCATACTTAGTACACTATTTTGAAAAAGGTTTTAGTGGTGCGGATATTGGTCCGTTAAAAAACGATGGATTGGTATTGGCAGGTTTACGACCAGATTCTCAACGTTATTTTGATCATCACCATGCTGAGAACGACACCTTTGAGCATGTAAATAAAAGAGAGCTTCAATTAGGGGCTGCATCTATGGCAAGTTTAATATACCTGGTAGATAAATACGGATTTTAA
- a CDS encoding DUF6268 family outer membrane beta-barrel protein, producing MKKHNLVFLFLGLLLFTFTKVIAQTPDVFRLEYMLMPENSGDVETSRIKLVLNVPIAVRDKKDFLVLGAEYNRYNFEVPDDLFPNSGDLSKFHVLDVNLAYMYKLSETWRLIGVVTPRWSTNFVQELENEDFNMNYTLGAYKNVKDVDKPYMLVLGISYNGTSPIDVPLPFVYFEKRFHPNWAYTLGAPKSGMKYFTKKGHFFQTEIFLDGYYVNIQNDILLPGNNLSTDVSSTALLLTLGYQYKITKDMSVYFIGGRSIYQNSALRNEERDDIFTLNDASGLYFRTGIRIGI from the coding sequence ATGAAAAAGCATAACCTTGTTTTTCTGTTCTTAGGTTTACTGCTTTTTACTTTTACCAAAGTTATAGCACAGACGCCAGATGTATTTAGATTAGAATATATGCTGATGCCAGAAAATAGTGGTGATGTTGAAACATCACGTATTAAATTGGTGTTGAACGTGCCCATTGCGGTTCGTGATAAAAAGGATTTTTTAGTTCTTGGGGCAGAGTATAACAGATACAATTTTGAGGTTCCTGACGATTTGTTTCCTAATTCTGGAGACTTAAGCAAATTTCATGTGCTAGATGTGAATTTGGCTTATATGTATAAGTTATCTGAAACCTGGCGGCTAATTGGTGTAGTTACCCCTAGATGGTCTACTAATTTTGTTCAGGAACTGGAAAATGAGGATTTTAATATGAACTATACCTTGGGCGCATATAAAAATGTTAAAGATGTGGATAAGCCCTATATGTTGGTTTTGGGTATTTCTTATAATGGTACTTCTCCAATAGATGTACCGTTGCCCTTTGTATATTTTGAGAAGCGATTTCACCCAAACTGGGCCTATACTTTAGGAGCACCAAAATCTGGTATGAAGTATTTTACCAAAAAAGGACATTTCTTTCAGACTGAAATATTTTTGGATGGATATTATGTGAATATCCAGAATGATATTTTATTGCCCGGTAATAATTTATCTACTGATGTTTCTTCTACGGCATTATTATTGACATTAGGGTATCAATATAAAATAACTAAGGATATGTCCGTTTACTTTATAGGTGGTCGTTCTATTTATCAAAATAGTGCTTTACGAAATGAAGAAAGAGATGATATATTTACCTTAAACGACGCATCGGGTCTATATTTTAGAACAGGAATAAGAATAGGAATTTAA
- a CDS encoding PPK2 family polyphosphate kinase: MDKIKIDNYRTNKNFKIADYETFEDFGKSEKELKKELSKIRRDLGEFQDTIYAHGKYSILVCLQGMDTAGKDSLIREVFKDFNVSGVEVHSFKVPTELELSHNYLWRHYLVLPAKGKFGVFNRTHYENVLVTRVHPEYILNEHIPGIHTVDDIDQKFWDKRFEQINDFERHLAENGTLIFKFFLNLSKEEQRQRLLRRLALKEKHWKFSPGDLKERKLWDTYQKCYEEAISKTTHGHAPWFAVPADNKKATRIIVASILLESLKKYKDIKEPMLSEKIMANLDSYEEQLQTEQ; this comes from the coding sequence ATGGATAAAATAAAAATAGACAATTATAGAACCAATAAAAATTTTAAAATAGCTGATTATGAGACTTTTGAAGATTTTGGGAAGTCTGAGAAGGAGCTTAAAAAAGAATTGTCAAAAATAAGAAGAGATCTTGGCGAATTTCAAGATACTATTTATGCACATGGAAAATATAGTATTCTAGTTTGCCTCCAAGGTATGGACACCGCTGGTAAAGATAGTTTGATTCGTGAGGTATTTAAAGATTTCAATGTCAGTGGTGTGGAAGTACATAGCTTTAAAGTCCCTACCGAACTAGAATTAAGTCATAATTATCTATGGCGACATTATTTGGTATTGCCGGCAAAAGGCAAATTTGGCGTATTTAATAGAACCCATTATGAAAATGTTCTGGTAACTAGGGTACACCCAGAATACATTTTAAACGAACATATACCGGGTATACACACGGTAGATGATATAGATCAAAAATTTTGGGATAAAAGATTTGAGCAAATAAATGACTTTGAACGACACCTAGCTGAAAACGGAACCTTAATTTTTAAATTCTTTTTAAATCTATCTAAAGAAGAACAACGCCAACGATTATTAAGGCGATTAGCTCTTAAAGAGAAGCATTGGAAGTTTTCTCCAGGTGATTTAAAAGAACGTAAGTTGTGGGATACATATCAGAAATGTTATGAAGAAGCTATTTCTAAAACAACACATGGTCATGCACCATGGTTTGCGGTACCTGCAGATAATAAAAAGGCAACACGTATAATAGTGGCATCCATACTATTAGAATCGTTAAAAAAATACAAAGATATTAAGGAGCCTATGTTAAGCGAAAAAATAATGGCTAATTTAGACAGCTATGAAGAACAATTACAGACTGAACAGTAA